The nucleotide sequence GTATCGACGGCTCGCCCTGTCCGAACTGCGGTGGCAGCGGCACGATCACCCGAGCGATTGGCGGCGCCTGATGGACCCAGAACGGCGATAAGATATTTCGAGAGATATGGTGACTAGCGGGCCTCCTGTGCGTGGCGGCATTGGCATGCCCCAGCGCATCAGCGTTATCTCGGTTTCGGCTTCTGTGTTGCGTGCCGGAGCTGGATAGTCCGGGAAGACATTGAGCATCGGCTATAACTTGCCGAAGTAGCGATGAACGCGAATAAATGAATGGAAGAGGGCAGGATTGGCGCAGGGCGCGGCAAGTTGAACTGCACCGCTGAAAATGTTGGGTCATCGGAACGGCCGCCATTGCCCGTTGCTGGCTGGCGGCCCAGCATCCGAGCAATGGCGGACGGCGACTAGGGACTCTCGTTCGGCGCCGTATGACCAGCCTTCGCGAGTGCCTTGGAGATGTCGCTTGCGGCATGCTGCATGGCACAATCAGACTTCCCTAAGTGGGAACACCAGGGTGAACCGCGCGCCCGGTTCAGCGGATCCGGCCGTCAGCTTTCCTTGGAGCTGGGCTGCCAAGCTGTTGATCACGCGCATGCCGAGGCTGTCGCGCGCCTTGGCGAGGTCGAACCCCGGCGGAAGCCCCACGCCATGGTCCCACACATCGAGCCGATACAAGCCGTTTGGTTGCCGTGCGCCCAGCACCTCCACCTCGCCCGGCCGGTCCGCGGGGTAAGCGTACTTGTAGGCGTTGGTGAGGAGTTCATTGATGAACAGGCCGAGGGGGACGGCCAAGTCCGCGCTCACCACCGCCGGGTCGGCGCGACAGCGGGTGGAATGTTGGGGCGCAGTGTGCGCGATGGTCTCGCCGAGGCCGCACAGGAAGCCGCCAAGGTCGATCTCACGCGCATTGGTCCCCCGCCAGAGCTGATCGTGCACGTTGGCGACGGCATGCACCCGCAGCGCCGCGTCCTCCAGCACTCGACGCGCGGCGCCGTTCATACTGCGTCCCTGCAGATTGAGGATACTTGAAACGAGAGTCAGACTGTTCTTCACGCGATGGCTGACTTCGTGGATCAGCGTCTTCTGTAACTCCTCCAGCTCCTTCTTCTCAGTGATATCAGTGTTTGTCCCGAACCAGCGGACCACGTGCCCCTCGGAGTCCTTTACAGGTTCCGCGCGCGAGAGAAACCACCGATACCGTCTATCGGCGCCGCGCAGGGGGAAGGTGTCCTCCCACGGCTGGCCGGTATCCCACGCGCGTTGGATGCGCTCGACCACCCGCGCGACGTGATCGGGGTGATGGACTTTGGTCCAGCCCCAGCCCTGCATCTCTTCCGCTGTGGTCCCTGTATAAGCGTACCACCGCAGATTGTACCAGCAAATCCAACCCTTCGCGTCCGCCATCCAGGCGAGCTGCGGCAATGAGTCGGCCAGACTCCGGAACTGTTCCTCGCTTTCGCGAAGCGCATCCTCGGCCCGCCGCGCATCATCGATATCGATGCAGATGCCGATCCCTTTCACCACCTGACCCGTGTGGTCGCGCACAGCGGCCGCGCGCAATAGGAACCACCGCCAAGCCCCGTCGGCGCGACGGATCCGACATTCCGTCCTGACCGCCCGGTCCGACCGCACGGCCTCTCCCCAAAGAGCGGCGGCGCGGTCCTGATCATCCGGGTGGCAGATCTTGCGCCAGCCGTGCCCGAGCAGGACTTCCTTCAACAAGCCAGTGTACTCACAGTACTGTTCGCTGACGTAGGTATTGCGCCCCTCGGTATCCGTCTCGAAAACCAGCCCGGGAATGGCTTCGGCCACCGCGCGGAAGCGGGCTTCGCCGGCTCGCGCTTCGGCTGCCCGCTCGCGCTCCAGCATCTCTCCGGTGATGTCCTCGACCTGGTGGATGATGTGACGGACCTCGCCGTCTGGACCGAACGCCGGCGTGTTCAGCGGCGCCCACCAGCGCACCTCGAAAGTCCCATCAGGGCGCCGGATGTCGTACTTCTGCACCGGCATTCGATCAGCGGCGCGCTGCTTCAGGACCCGCTCAAGCGAGGCGCGCAGGTTGCGCGCCCCGGCGGCCCCCCGGTCGGTGGGATTTTCCGGAAAGGCCTCAAATAGCCGCTTGCCGACCAGGCCCTCCCGGCGGGTCATGGTCGCCTCGAGATAAGGCTCCGAGACCTCCTCGATCGTGAAGTCCGGCGCGAGCACAAGGTGCGCGGTATGCTGCGCTTGATAGAGCAAGCGGAAGCGCTCTCCATACTCCTTCTGGGCATGGATGTCGGTGCATGTTCCAAGCCAGCGGACGATGCGGCCCGCCTCGTTGCGAACGGGCGCGCGCGGCCCAGTACCCAGCGGTAGACGCCGGAGCGATGCCGCAAACGGTATTCGATTTCGTAGGGCTCGCCTGTCTGGAGGCTGTGGCGCCAGCGCGCGAAAGTTTCCACGCGGTCGTCGGGATGAAAAAGCTGCGCCCACTCATCGCCCTCAGTCGAGCCGGGCTGCGCGCCCGTGTATTCGTACCAGCGCTCGTTGAAGAAGTCATGATAGCCGTCCGGGCGCGCGGCCCAGACGATCTGGTCGACTGAGTTGACGATTGTCGCCGAGGTGGCGCGGCTCTCCTCAAGCTCGCGCTTGGCTTCCAACCGCTCGAGTGCGACCCCGAGCAATTGCGCCATTCCCATCATGAACTCGGCGTCCGCCTCGTCCCATTCGCCGGTATCCGCGGGGCTGTCGGCGGCCAGCGCACCCCAGCGGCGATCGGCACCGAGGGGGATAGGCACGCTCACCGTTCGCCTGACGCCATGTTCCGCCAGAAGCCGCGGCGTTCGGAACCTTTCCTCTTGATCGAGGTGGTCCGAAATAATCGGCGCGCCCGTTCGGAACGCGAACCCGGCAGGCGTGTCAAGACCCATCACCTCTTGGCCGACAAAGCCCGGCTTCCACCCCACGCCGGCGCGGAGCAAAAGGGCGTTATTGGCGGGCAGGAACTCGGCTGCCTTGCTGAACCGCGCATGCATGCCCTCGGCGCACAAGCGCACTGCTGAGTCCAGCAGGTCATCGGGCGCTGACGCCTCGATCGCCCGCCGCCCGAACTCGGCGAGAGTCGATTGCTGGTGCAGTCGGTAGGCCAACTCTTCCGGTCTTGCCGGAGCGGCTGCACCGCCTCGCCGCTCTGTCGCATTTTCCGTCCGACGCATCGGCCGCTCCAAGCGGATCTCCCAGGGCAATGACGCGCAAGACAGCCGGTTCCGCTCGCCGGGTCTGGATTTTCCATAGGGCGCTTTGGGGCGTGAGAGTTGCACGCACCAATTCATCGCTGGAAGAGTCATGTTTTGCACGTTCAGGCTGACGGCGTGTCGCCATTCGCCAGAATTTTGCTCGATACATCCGTGTGGAAGTTTGCCTCTTGATTGGTTGTCGCGCCGTAGATGGGGGTGATTGCGGTTGCTGCTCGAAAGGCTCAGCCTGGAAGGGAGGCCGGCGAGCCGGCGGCAGCAGGAGCGGGAATATGAAGCACTATGCCGGTCTGGATGTTTCGCCAAAGGAGACGGCTATCTGTGTTGTGGACGAGAATGGCGTCGTCATTCGCGAGGGCAAAGCACTTTCGGAACCGGAGGCTATTGTTGCCTGGCTCAACGAAAGCGGGTTGCCCATTGTCAAGATCGGGATTGAGATTGGTGGTCTCGTTCGTTGGCTGTACAGCGAACTGCGTGCTGCCGACTTACACGCAGTCTGCATCGATCCCGAAGACTGCGTGGCGTGACTAAGACAATGCCGATTAAGACCGATCGAAACGACGCTCGCGCTATTGCACAGGTAATGCGGGTCGGCTGGTACACCGTCGTTCATATCAAGGGTGACCTGAGCCAGGAGCTACGAATGCTTCTCAACAATCGCAAGACGCTTCTGATCAAGCAGATCGATATCGAGAATGAAATTCGCGGCGTCTTACGCGTCTTCGGCTTAAAGCTGTCTGGTCGTATATCTCAAGTGACGTTTGAGCAACAAACTAATGAACTCACAGATGGCCATCCATGGCTCGCGGCCCAATGCTGGTGGCTCGAGCCGCGCTGCGTGAACAGTACGGCGTCCTAGACAAGATGGTACTTGAAATAGTGCGCCGCGAACCGACATGTCAGCGGCTCATGACGATACCAGGTGTTGGTGCACTGACGGCAATCACTTTTCTAACAACCATTGATGACCCGGATCGCTTTCAACGCTCCCGCGACATTGGCGCGCATCTCGGCCTCACGCCACGCAAATACGCATCCGGGGAAATCGATCGGAATGGCGCTATTTCGAGGTGCGGCGATGTGATGCTCAGGACCATACTTTATCAGGCCGCGCTTGCACTTCTAACCCGCACCCAGCGTTGGTCCGCATTGAAAGCCTGGGGTGTAAGGGTGGCCGAGCGATGCGGCCTTCGCCGAGCAGTCGTAGCAGTCGGACGAAAGTTAGCGATCGTGATGCATCGGATCTGGGCAGATGGAAGTGAGTTCCAGTGGACCCGCGAGGAGGCGACCGCATGATCAATTAGCAATTCATCGGATCCGCCGACAAGGCGCGATGACGTCCTGCGAGGACGAGGTCGGGATGACTGCGCCGCAATCTGTGTACCTGGTAGTACGCGCCTAATAGATAGCAGCTCCCGATCTTCGGACTACCATCCTGAGGCGACCATGAACGTCGACCTCGTAGACAAGAGCGAGCCTCGCAGGCTGTCGTAACAAGCTGAACACTTGTGCCGGCAACCGCAATCAGACAGGAGATTGCACATTCGGACGTCTTTCCAAGCGCGTGTTCAAACAGAAGCGTTCGGGACTTGAAACCCATTCTGCTTAAGAACGTCGGGATCGCAATTGGGCTTCGACCGATTAGAGGTTTACGGACCCGCCCGTGCAATTATTCCTAGCGATCACTTGCGCTGGCGTCTGGCCGACAAGCCCCTCGTAAAGACGAGGATCAGTGGCCCCTTCGGTGTTGATCAAGAATATCCGTGCTTCGCGTTCAAGACCGATCTTATTGCGCAATGTCTCGTCGGAGGCGATCTTCAGCAAGCCGGCCAGACCGACACCGCCACTCTCCCCCGCGACGACAGCAGCGTCGCCATGATTGGGATTTGCCAGCCGTTTCATGACACTGATTGCGTCCTCGTCGTCCACAGTCATAAAGGCGTCCGCTGCGCGCGAAAGGATGCGCCAGGCGACGAGAGAAGGTTCATGGCATTCGAGCATCGCCATCACGGTCGATGGCCCATGCTCCACCTTGACCGGATGCCCGGCTCGAGCGCTCTCAAACAGGCATGCCGCGCGCGAGGGATCAACAACCGTGAAGAACGGGCGGTTGTCCCCGAATAGAACCGAGAGATGTCCCGCAACGGCTGCGGCTATTCCGCCTACGCCGGCCTGCACGAAGACGTGGGTCGGTGTGGTGGGCAACTGACGCAGTGCCTCGCTTACGAGGGCAGTGTATCCCTGCATCACGAGCCCGGGAATACGCTCGTAGCCCGGCCAGGACGTATCAGATACCGTGATCCAAGCCTTTTCCGCGGCAACTCGCGATGCCTCGGCAACGGAATCGTCGTAATTGCCGTGGATGCGGATGATCTGCGCGCCAAAACGGGCGATCGCGGCGATACGCTCGTCGCTAACACCTGAATGGACGAATATAACGCAGTTCGCACCAACGAGCTTGGCGCCTTGCGCGACCGACCTGCCATGATTGCCATCCGTGGCGCAGGATACCGTCATCTCCCGTGCCACTGTCTTCACTTCAGGTGTGTGGAGCTCCAAGACATCAACAGATCGGCCGAGCTGCCGACCTGCTTCCTCTAGCACCAGCCGGATCACGGCGTAGGACCCGCCCAGCGCTTTAAAACTCCCAAGCCCCAGTCGCTGGCCCTCGTCCTTCAGATGGATCGAGCCTACACCGATCTCGTGAGCAAGGCCCGGCAACGAAACGAGCGGGGTCATCCTGTGGCCGTCGCGATGCGCTAGAAAGCGCTCCACGTCGCGCGCAGCGTCGAGGCTCAGCGTATCGGCATCCGAGTCATCCAGGGCAGAGCGGTGGTCGGTGTGCCGGTTGAGAAGCAGCATGGTTCGAGCTTTTTTTGGTCGTTGAGGGTTCGAATGGAATACCTCATTCGCGACAAGATTGTGAGCCTGGGCGGCTGCTTAGTCGAACTGAATACAATTACATGACAATGCTCCATCGGATAACGCCGTCTTCGGGTGACGTTAGGCCGCCATCGATTTGCGACGACGATACACCTCTGCGAGCTGGCCGGGTCGCTAAGCCGCAGGCGACGCGACCGCGCGCGAACCTATCAGCAAGGGAGTTGCTTGCTGCTGTCGACCGAAAGTGTTGCATTTGAACCGCCGAGTGCATCGTCCAGAATAGCCTTGAGACGCGCGGCTCATTTCACTAGCGCTCCAAAGTGGGCTTTGATGGCCACGGCATAATCGTTGCCGATGTCCATGACCCGCAAGGTTGCGGTCGAGCGTTCTTGGCGGCAGGAGTTGGCTCTTATGTCCATCGCATGCGCCGAGGCGGCAATTCGCCTGGAGATCGACGAGAGAATCATCCCACATGCTGTGGAATATTGATGCGCGCGTATACGTCGCGCCGCAGGACCGTTTCCTAACAAGACGATGTGAAGTTTGTTGCCGCCCGCCTTGATCGCCGTTGTGCTCGCTTACGTGCAACGGCTGCTCCAGGTCCCCAGCCAGATGAACAACGAGTTTCAGCTCGCGTAACCTGTCTGCCTCAGGCCGTGAATTGCCTTTGACGATCGCAATCGCCGCCGGAAGACCTTGGACGATGCAGGTGCCCTGGCTGCTTCCACCCTGGCGATCGAGGGAAGCGTCATACGTCGGTGGTTCGATGTCAATATCGATGAAATGCCAGCGATGGGTGTCCTTCCGGTACGAATTTATAGTCATCCGCCCAGTTTGAGATGGCGGCCAGCGAAGTGTCGCCGATCGGCTCCTTGAGCTTGGCCTGCGCTGCCGGACTTAAGTGCCGCTACGCCAGTTCCGCAATGACCGAATGACGTAGCTGTCCCCACGCCAGGGCGGAAGATGTGCTGCCTACAAAGCAGCGGTGCAGATCGCGAGTATGAGTCTGAGTGGCTGCCCAATATTGATGAAGTGCGTCAAGTCATTTGCGGACTGAGGCAGGTGCTTGGGTTACGGCACGTCGACCGGGGGCATGGACGCCGTCGGGCGTGGCACAAAGCCATTCTGGTGCTGGTCACGTGCCGCAAATATGATCGTAAAAGTCGCGAGGAGGATCAGGAGTACGCGCATGCAACAAGGATTACTCGAAACGATATATCGCAATTATGAAACGGCTCACATCTCGGCCTTGGAGCAGGGACGGCTCTTACGGGGCATCCCACGCACACAGCGTATTGGCCAGCAAAAAGCTCACAAACCTTGATACTCGTTCGTTTTCGCCAGTAGCCGCCGAACAGCGGGATGTTTGCGCTCAAAAAATGCATTTTCCCTTGAGGGCGGCAGGAATAGTGCAGCGAATTCGAGTGGTAATTTAGTGCTTGGCTATTCACCGCGGAAGGCAGCCGCCCCCTCGTGCTGCTTCCGGGCGCACCATGAAGGACGGTTCATGCGCATCATGACGTTGTGTCCGGTAGCTTGTTGGCGCTGACCGCCGCCGGCCTTGCGCTGCGTTGCTCTAGTCTGCTTGCATTTGCCTTCATTTAAATCCCGCGCTCGACGTTCGGCACGCGAGGCTTCTGCGAGACGAGCTCGCGCAAAACCGTACGCCGCTGGCCATGGCGCGTGGTATGGTTTTCCACATGTGGAGGCCCGGCGATTGCAGATTGATCTGCTCAGGTTTCCGTAGGGATCCGCTTCCTCGAATCACTCCGTTTTCGGATGTAGTGCCCCTGTTTCTGAACGACCGACCTGATCTCCTGGCTGACGCTGGTCACGCGTGTTTTCTTTTTTCGCCACTTGCCGAACGAGCCGATGATAGGTGGTCGAGCTCCCTGGGGCACGACCAGCAATTCGTCGCTATCGTTTACGTAGAGGTCGAACATGTTTGTCCCTCTCCAACCTTGCGGATGCCCCTTCCATGATCAGCAAGCGAAAGAGCGCGGGCGGTTGGACTCGCCTCTCGCTCTCTAACGCTCGCCTGCCCGACTCATCGAAATATCGTCCCCACACGCAGCAGCTCGTAAAAGAAAAGTCCGACCTTCGTCGGACTCTAAACTATTTACATTGTGCTCGGCATGCACAATCAATCGCCATCGAACCGCTCGTTGCGCCGGCGTGTGCATATGGTGCCCTTGCGGCGGCAACACGTGTTCTGATGCAATGCAGATTTCGCGATGAATGCGCCGGTAAACTCCGGCACACGGAGCTGCGAATCCAGGCCCGTGATCCTGATGAGAGAGTTCGGCGATCGATTGTCTCAGATAGTTCGCGTTGCGCGCGCATCATACATTTTTTCTTGCGCAGCATTTCTGCGCCAGATCAAACTCCGGCGCGACAAGTATCGACCCCTCGAACAATCAGGCACAGGAGCGCTGGAGGCGTCACCCTGGCAATCTCCCCGACACGCACAGCCTTTCGGTGGGCGGGCCCTTAAGAACAAGCAGGTATGAATGTGCTTCACAGGTAAGCCCCCTAGCGGTCCTCATTATTGGCCTCACCACCTGCAGCACAATGCGTAGCTCGTCTCAAAGCGTCTGTTATCGCGGCAACGAGAAGAATCAAAAGCAGATCCGGCGATGAGAACGGGATTGTTGGTGTGATGGATCAGGCCTACGGATCGGAGTTGCCGCCGGTCCTGCAGAGATCGCCGAAACGCTTTCGTTGGGTCTTTGCAAGTTCGTCGATCGCCAGAAGCGCCAAGAGGGCACCTTCAGATCCTGGCCGGTTCAGAAGCCTTGGTATTGAAATCAACTCTCTAAGCTTCCCGGAAAGCAATAGCGAGGTTCTCGCAGATCGAGGCGAAAGCTTTTTTCGATTCCTCGTTCTCGAAGCAAAATCGCGCTCCTTCATCTGCGCGTTCGATCCACCAGTCGACTCTCAGTCCTCGGGAAATACGGGAGGCTTCTTCGCGCAATTGATCAAGTTGCCTTCCGTAGGCCCGAACGATCACACAACCTGCCATCTCGAATGCTCTGCTCAAAATGAGACCTTGTGTTCCTGCGGAGCGGTGAGGATCCGCTTCACCTGTTCGGCTTGCTCTATGGTTAGATTGGTTGCCAAGCTGGTCCCAATCAGCGCTGGCCCCTTACGTTCTCGATCATAAACCATTCAACCCTTGCCGCCTTTGCGAACGAAAAATCTGTTTTGCGAAGAAGCGCCGTCGCTCAAGCCTGGTTCCCCGATTCTCTGCCTGATCCGTCACGATAGGGCCATGCGTCCGCCAGGGCGCATTTGCATATGTGAATCGTTTGACGCGTCGCTCGCTGCGAGAGGCAGATCTTTGAAGCAAGAGAGCGGTTCCCACTCAAGGCAGCGCGTCCACGCTTTGCGCACGCAGCCGGGTCTTCACTATAGCTGACGTGCCGACGGGCGGCGGATCGATCAAACCGCTCTTCGACCGAAAAAGCGGCATTGACGGAGCGACTCAGCAATTGGCGTCAGATGGCCACGGAAATTATGGCCACGGAAAAGGAGGCGGTCAACTGACGCGAGCCGGTCTGCCGTTGCTGTTTACTCTGGCGCGAGCGCCGCAAGTGCACTTTCGATCACTGCGATTTCTTGACTGACCTGAGCGACCGCTTGCTTCGGATCAATTCCAGTAACACACTTCAGCTGCTGCAGTAGCTCCCGCCGATGCGCTAGAAGGTTCTCCAGCGCGATACGGTCGTTTAGTTTCACATAGCCGTCCACAATCAATCCAATCGAAAGAGACATCGAAACTCTCAAAAAGCTGTTCTCAACGAAGATGCGTATAGCACATCGGCAAACGATGTTCAGCTCGTCGGCAGAGAATACTGGCGGCCGAGCTTATTAGCGACAAGCGTCCGGCGGCGGGGGCGTTGCCGACTATTCCTCGCGCTTTACAAGCGTCCAGCTCTGTATGAGCGACTACCCGAGCAGAAAGACGGCGTATGGCGAGCCAAAATCGCTGCGGATCGTCGCGATGGAAATGCTAGGCTAGGTAAAGGAATGATATCACGAACTGCCATGGTCCTTATCCGCCTGCCGAACGGCTTCCGAGATGCGGCGACAGGCGGCGCGTTGACCGACGACATGCTCGCCTGAATATATCTTCGTAGAGATTGCGACGACGTCAGGAGCGTCCAGGATGCTCGATGAATATTTGGCCCGCATTCGTGCTCACCGCAACAACATCCACCGCTGTCGTCGCCTGCTGAAGTCGAACCTGTCGGATGTCGAACGTCCGTTCATCGAAAGACGCCTCACCGAAGAGCAGACCGCGCTCGAGTCTCTTTCGGCCGAGGCCTTCCCGTTCGCGTTTAGCCTTCGGAAGGGGCCGGACATGCCGGCAAGCTAGGCGCGGAGCCGCGAACGACGCGCGCGTTCCGGACCACGCGATTTCTTGGCGACGGCATCATCATGAGCTCGAGACCGGGCATAATCGACGATATCCGCCTGCTGTTGGCCTAGCCCCGGGGACCTGATCTAGTGACCTGCACGTGGGTTCATTCGGCTCGGGTATCAGGTGCTCAATCTATATCGGCATTTACCCATAGCGGATTAAAAAGCCGCATTGTTCGAACGGTTCTCGCTCGCGGACCTGTTTGTATTCGGCCATATCTCGGCAGTTTGTTAGATTGGCTACACGCCCAGCCAAATCGTTCTCATTCGCTAGCCAGCTGAGACAGCCACAACTTTATCTTTCATCGGTCTGCGACCACGGCATGAGATTTGCTCAATTGGCTGAGACGCTGCGGAACCGTATTCGCGGCGAGAGGCACAGCAAGGAAGGAAACGGCTTGCCAAATCTGCGACTGGAGACAGTTTATGTCGCCGGCAATATCTCCAGCAGCATGCTGGGGAATACAAAGGTAAGCGGCGGTACCGCTCGAGACGTGGAACATCAAGTTGGTACGCGCCGATCGGGCTCGGCTGCGAAATACCCTCGCGCCGATATTGTTACTAGTCGCCGTCGGGCAAATGGCAAGTCTTTTGCGTGTAGCCGATCCCGTAGGACTACTGCACGGGTTCTCTGCGACCGACGGTTGGTTGTTTCGACGGAGACCGCAGTCGGTCGCGCGACAGGGAAGTCGCAGTTCCGGGGCAGAACAACGGCCTCCAGCTTTTGGATCAATCACTTCAACCTGCACCGGGCAATCGAACACTATGATTGTGCGTAGCCTGCACGACGTCGAAGCAACCGATCACTTCGTCGATTGGGGCAATGGTACTAGCCACCGCCTTCTGACGGATAAGGACGGCATGGGTTTTAGCATCTGCCACACCGTGGTGCGCGCTAACACCGTTTCGCTTCTGCAATACCGGAATCATCTCGAAGCCTGTTACTGCATCGCTGGAGAGGGCGAGGTCGAGGACATGGACGGCAATGTCTTTCCCATTCGCAAGGGTGACATGTATGTGCTTGACAAGCATGACAAGCATTTCCTGCGCGGGGGACGGGACAACGACATGATCCTCGTTAGCATCTTCAACCCGCCCCTCACCGGAACCGAGCGCCACAAGCTCGACGACCCGGCAGGCTCCACATATTGAGCGATGCGAAGAAACGCCAATCCAATATGAACTGCCGCCAATTGCGAGAAACATTTACTCGAGCGATCCAGGCACTGCCTCGTACCGCGCGCGCGGACCTCAGAAAAAGTCTTT is from Bradyrhizobium sp. ISRA430 and encodes:
- a CDS encoding PAS domain-containing protein, producing MRRTENATERRGGAAAPARPEELAYRLHQQSTLAEFGRRAIEASAPDDLLDSAVRLCAEGMHARFSKAAEFLPANNALLLRAGVGWKPGFVGQEVMGLDTPAGFAFRTGAPIISDHLDQEERFRTPRLLAEHGVRRTVSVPIPLGADRRWGALAADSPADTGEWDEADAEFMMGMAQLLGVALERLEAKRELEESRATSATIVNSVDQIVWAARPDGYHDFFNERWYEYTGAQPGSTEGDEWAQLFHPDDRVETFARWRHSLQTGEPYEIEYRLRHRSGVYRWVLGRARPFATRRAASSAGLEHAPTSMPRRSMESASACSIKRSIPRTLCSRRTSRSRRSRSLISRRP
- a CDS encoding PAS domain S-box protein; this translates as MLYQAQHTAHLVLAPDFTIEEVSEPYLEATMTRREGLVGKRLFEAFPENPTDRGAAGARNLRASLERVLKQRAADRMPVQKYDIRRPDGTFEVRWWAPLNTPAFGPDGEVRHIIHQVEDITGEMLERERAAEARAGEARFRAVAEAIPGLVFETDTEGRNTYVSEQYCEYTGLLKEVLLGHGWRKICHPDDQDRAAALWGEAVRSDRAVRTECRIRRADGAWRWFLLRAAAVRDHTGQVVKGIGICIDIDDARRAEDALRESEEQFRSLADSLPQLAWMADAKGWICWYNLRWYAYTGTTAEEMQGWGWTKVHHPDHVARVVERIQRAWDTGQPWEDTFPLRGADRRYRWFLSRAEPVKDSEGHVVRWFGTNTDITEKKELEELQKTLIHEVSHRVKNSLTLVSSILNLQGRSMNGAARRVLEDAALRVHAVANVHDQLWRGTNAREIDLGGFLCGLGETIAHTAPQHSTRCRADPAVVSADLAVPLGLFINELLTNAYKYAYPADRPGEVEVLGARQPNGLYRLDVWDHGVGLPPGFDLAKARDSLGMRVINSLAAQLQGKLTAGSAEPGARFTLVFPLREV
- a CDS encoding ectoine synthase, with translation MIVRSLHDVEATDHFVDWGNGTSHRLLTDKDGMGFSICHTVVRANTVSLLQYRNHLEACYCIAGEGEVEDMDGNVFPIRKGDMYVLDKHDKHFLRGGRDNDMILVSIFNPPLTGTERHKLDDPAGSTY
- a CDS encoding diaminopropionate ammonia-lyase; this encodes MLLLNRHTDHRSALDDSDADTLSLDAARDVERFLAHRDGHRMTPLVSLPGLAHEIGVGSIHLKDEGQRLGLGSFKALGGSYAVIRLVLEEAGRQLGRSVDVLELHTPEVKTVAREMTVSCATDGNHGRSVAQGAKLVGANCVIFVHSGVSDERIAAIARFGAQIIRIHGNYDDSVAEASRVAAEKAWITVSDTSWPGYERIPGLVMQGYTALVSEALRQLPTTPTHVFVQAGVGGIAAAVAGHLSVLFGDNRPFFTVVDPSRAACLFESARAGHPVKVEHGPSTVMAMLECHEPSLVAWRILSRAADAFMTVDDEDAISVMKRLANPNHGDAAVVAGESGGVGLAGLLKIASDETLRNKIGLEREARIFLINTEGATDPRLYEGLVGQTPAQVIARNNCTGGSVNL